Proteins encoded by one window of Cyclobacteriaceae bacterium:
- a CDS encoding GNAT family N-acetyltransferase, whose product MKYLLHDQQSERLLFRPIQSSDFDEWLQFFIDPEYYQYWVAEKDTPEAECKKWYANQFNRYEKNLGGMNALIEKSTGALVGHAGLLVQVVDGTEELEIAYSLQPHFRGKGFATEAAQAIKKYAFANTFSPSLISIISLSNLPSQRVAVKNGMKIEKQTVYKGNAVYIFRIFNPIIG is encoded by the coding sequence ATGAAGTACCTCCTTCACGATCAGCAATCCGAGCGACTTCTTTTTCGCCCCATTCAGTCTTCTGATTTTGATGAGTGGCTTCAGTTTTTTATCGACCCCGAGTATTACCAGTATTGGGTGGCTGAAAAAGACACACCCGAAGCGGAATGCAAAAAGTGGTATGCGAATCAATTCAATCGCTACGAAAAGAACCTGGGTGGCATGAATGCACTGATCGAAAAATCAACCGGTGCTTTGGTGGGTCATGCCGGTTTATTGGTTCAGGTGGTGGATGGCACAGAAGAACTGGAAATTGCATATTCCCTTCAACCTCATTTTCGGGGTAAGGGTTTTGCTACGGAGGCTGCTCAAGCCATTAAAAAGTATGCCTTCGCCAATACGTTTTCGCCTTCGCTTATCTCCATTATTAGTCTGTCGAACCTGCCATCGCAGAGAGTAGCCGTCAAAAACGGAATGAAAATTGAAAAGCAGACGGTTTACAAGGGAAACGCGGTTTATATTTTTCGGATTTTTAATCCCATTATCGGCTAA
- a CDS encoding bifunctional GNAT family N-acetyltransferase/carbon-nitrogen hydrolase family protein: MAKKRPVLKLRNLHISDYDAIIDIMRNAYITMGGTWKPEQIQRLIEIFPEGQLGIEDKGKIIAFALTIIVDYSKYGDDHDYLTITGNYSFSTHDRKGDVLYGIEIAVHPEYRSMRLGRRLYDARKEVCEKLNLRSIVAGGRMPNYHKYSGKLKPREYIRKVRDKSIYDPVLTFQLSNDFHVRKILTDYLPQDKESKAFATLIEWNNIYYVARPKIIGSKKTHARIGVVQWQMRNVSDLTSFFDYVEFFVDAVSDYGADYVLLPEFINMPLIGHYKEMDSARSVRKLSEHTVEIRNKFVEFAVAYNINIVAGSLPLLQEEKLYNVSYLCRRDGTWDQQLKIHITPSEKQEWGISGGSEVKVFDTDVAKIGILICYDSEFPELGRKLAEQGMQILFVPFSTDMESGYNRVRICSQARAIENECYVAIAGSVGNLPRVKNMDIHYAQSAVFSPCDHAFPSKGIVKEGVPNTEMVIIADVDLDDLRELHQYGSVRNLLDRRKDLYEIKFNTPSFNSKS; the protein is encoded by the coding sequence ATGGCCAAGAAACGTCCGGTACTTAAATTAAGAAATCTTCACATTAGTGATTATGATGCAATTATCGACATCATGCGAAATGCGTACATCACAATGGGAGGCACCTGGAAACCGGAACAGATTCAACGGCTGATTGAAATTTTTCCGGAAGGCCAGTTGGGTATTGAGGACAAGGGAAAGATTATTGCCTTTGCACTCACCATTATTGTTGATTACTCCAAGTATGGTGATGATCACGATTATCTCACCATAACCGGTAACTATTCTTTCTCCACCCACGATCGTAAAGGAGATGTATTATACGGAATTGAAATAGCGGTTCATCCTGAATACCGTTCCATGCGGCTCGGCAGAAGGTTGTACGATGCGCGCAAAGAAGTGTGCGAGAAATTAAACCTGCGATCGATTGTGGCGGGAGGACGCATGCCCAATTACCATAAGTACAGCGGTAAACTTAAACCACGCGAGTACATCCGAAAGGTTCGCGATAAAAGCATTTACGATCCGGTGCTTACATTTCAATTGAGCAATGATTTTCACGTTCGAAAAATCTTAACCGACTACCTCCCTCAGGATAAAGAATCGAAAGCATTTGCCACATTGATTGAGTGGAACAACATCTATTATGTTGCGCGCCCGAAAATCATCGGAAGTAAAAAAACACATGCCCGCATTGGTGTGGTGCAATGGCAAATGCGTAATGTAAGTGATCTTACTTCTTTTTTCGATTACGTTGAATTCTTTGTGGATGCCGTAAGCGATTACGGAGCGGATTACGTGTTGCTGCCCGAATTCATCAACATGCCGTTGATCGGGCATTACAAAGAAATGGATTCAGCTCGTTCAGTTCGAAAACTTTCTGAACATACGGTTGAAATTCGCAACAAGTTTGTTGAGTTTGCTGTTGCCTACAACATCAACATTGTGGCGGGGAGTTTGCCGTTGCTGCAAGAGGAGAAGTTATATAATGTTTCTTACCTCTGTCGAAGAGACGGCACCTGGGATCAGCAACTGAAAATACACATCACGCCAAGTGAAAAACAGGAGTGGGGCATTTCCGGAGGGTCGGAAGTGAAAGTGTTTGATACCGATGTAGCTAAAATCGGCATTCTCATTTGTTACGACAGTGAGTTTCCGGAACTCGGTCGTAAGTTGGCAGAGCAAGGCATGCAGATTTTGTTCGTACCGTTTTCAACCGATATGGAATCGGGTTATAATCGTGTGCGCATTTGTTCACAGGCGAGAGCCATCGAAAATGAATGTTATGTGGCCATTGCCGGAAGCGTGGGCAACTTGCCGCGCGTAAAAAATATGGACATCCACTATGCGCAATCGGCAGTGTTTTCTCCATGCGATCATGCGTTTCCATCAAAGGGTATTGTGAAAGAAGGTGTACCCAATACCGAGATGGTAATCATTGCTGACGTTGACCTAGATGACCTCCGGGAACTTCATCAATATGGAAGCGTGCGCAACCTGCTCGACAGGCGTAAGGATTTATACGAGATAAAATTCAACACGCCTTCATTCAATTCAAAATCGTAA
- a CDS encoding glutathione peroxidase codes for MKTLFAVLFAFAMSASSVYDFKMNSIDGELIDFAKYKGKALLIVNVASKCGYTPQYADLEKLHEQYGDKVVVLGFPANNFGGQEPGSNLEIAEFCQKNYGVKFQMFEKISVKGDDQHPLYQFLKEKTGSEPSWNFCKYLVKPDGTVKFYPSKVKPLELVDELG; via the coding sequence ATGAAAACCTTATTCGCTGTATTATTTGCATTTGCTATGAGCGCATCTTCTGTGTACGATTTTAAAATGAACTCCATTGATGGTGAGTTGATCGATTTTGCCAAATACAAAGGCAAGGCTTTGTTGATTGTTAATGTGGCATCAAAATGTGGCTATACTCCGCAGTATGCTGATTTAGAAAAGCTGCATGAGCAATATGGTGACAAGGTGGTGGTGTTGGGCTTTCCGGCCAATAACTTCGGTGGACAGGAGCCGGGCTCCAACCTGGAGATTGCCGAGTTCTGCCAGAAAAATTATGGCGTGAAGTTTCAGATGTTCGAAAAAATTTCAGTGAAAGGCGATGATCAACATCCCTTGTATCAATTTTTGAAAGAGAAAACCGGCAGCGAACCTTCCTGGAATTTCTGCAAGTATTTAGTGAAGCCGGATGGTACGGTTAAGTTCTATCCGTCCAAAGTAAAACCGTTGGAGTTAGTCGATGAATTGGGTTAA
- a CDS encoding four helix bundle protein, producing MNKQDLEERLISFAVLIIEIIETMPNTRASNHMGGQLLRSGTSPALNYGEAQSGESRNDFIHKIKVVLKELRESHVALRIIHRSKLFSSEEKILHALKEANELIAIFVSSAKTAQKNNQTITSKIKIR from the coding sequence ATGAACAAGCAGGATCTTGAAGAACGTCTGATAAGTTTTGCTGTTTTAATAATTGAGATTATTGAAACCATGCCAAATACAAGAGCCTCAAATCACATGGGTGGGCAATTGTTAAGGTCCGGAACATCGCCAGCGCTTAACTACGGTGAGGCACAAAGTGGCGAATCCAGAAACGACTTTATTCATAAGATTAAGGTTGTTTTAAAGGAATTACGGGAGTCACATGTTGCGTTGAGAATTATCCATCGAAGCAAATTATTCTCTTCGGAGGAGAAAATTCTTCACGCATTAAAGGAAGCAAACGAATTAATCGCAATTTTTGTATCCAGTGCCAAAACAGCACAGAAAAACAATCAGACAATCACTTCAAAAATCAAAATTCGTTAA
- the argS gene encoding arginine--tRNA ligase, with translation MNLDQELRSAIQQAIITLFGQPVDQLQLQPTNQEFEGSHTLVCFPLTRISKLKPEETANAIGNYLVEHSGIVARFNVVKGFLNLVVADSVWATVFASVYANQHYGQLAANGKEIMVEYSSPNTNKPLHLGHLRNNFLGYSVAELYKAVGYTVHKVQIINDRGIHICKSMAAWKLFGNGETPESSGIKGDHLVGKYYVEFDKNFKAQVKELTDKGVSQEEAEKQVPIMQLAVDMLRKWEAKDAETVALWKMMNEWVYSGFDATYIKMGVDFEKLYYESDTYLLGKEEVLKGLDAGVFFKKEDGSVWVDLTSDGLDQKVLLRSDGTSVYMTQDIGTAILRFRDFPKIEGQVYTVGNEQEYHFKVLFLILGKLGYEWAKQCYHLSYGMVDLPTGKMKSREGTVVDADDLMNEMIEEAEKQTRELGKIEGLSDTEAKELFEMIGLGALKFFLLKVDPKKRMLFDPNESIQLQGFTGPFIQYTHARIKAILRKAASMNISAQSGDLQLVTSLEPTEREILFLLTNYEQKVQEAANLYSPAVIANYAYELAKTYNQFYQAIPIFNEADQSKLKFRIAMSEVVAHVIKHAMSLLGIRVPERM, from the coding sequence ATGAATCTTGATCAGGAACTTCGTTCTGCCATACAACAAGCGATTATTACTTTATTCGGACAACCGGTTGACCAACTTCAGCTTCAACCCACCAACCAGGAGTTTGAAGGCTCGCATACATTAGTTTGTTTTCCGCTTACGCGGATTTCCAAACTGAAGCCGGAAGAAACAGCAAACGCCATTGGAAACTATTTGGTGGAGCACTCCGGTATAGTTGCGCGTTTTAATGTGGTAAAAGGTTTTTTGAATCTGGTGGTAGCGGATAGCGTATGGGCGACTGTATTTGCTTCTGTTTATGCCAATCAACATTACGGACAGCTGGCTGCCAACGGCAAGGAAATTATGGTGGAGTATTCTTCACCAAATACCAACAAGCCGTTGCACCTTGGTCACTTACGGAATAATTTTTTGGGTTATAGCGTAGCAGAACTTTATAAGGCTGTTGGATACACGGTGCATAAGGTTCAGATCATTAATGATCGCGGCATACACATTTGTAAATCGATGGCTGCGTGGAAACTATTTGGGAACGGAGAAACGCCAGAAAGCAGTGGCATCAAAGGCGATCACCTGGTTGGAAAATATTATGTGGAGTTTGATAAAAATTTCAAAGCGCAGGTAAAGGAGTTAACCGATAAAGGAGTTAGTCAGGAAGAGGCCGAGAAGCAGGTACCCATTATGCAGCTTGCCGTTGACATGCTGCGCAAGTGGGAAGCAAAGGATGCAGAAACCGTTGCCTTGTGGAAGATGATGAACGAATGGGTGTATTCCGGTTTCGATGCAACCTATATAAAGATGGGTGTTGATTTTGAAAAACTATACTACGAATCGGACACCTACCTGTTGGGAAAAGAAGAAGTGTTGAAAGGACTTGATGCTGGTGTTTTCTTTAAAAAGGAGGATGGTTCCGTTTGGGTTGATCTCACCTCCGATGGATTAGATCAAAAAGTGTTGCTACGTTCAGATGGAACATCAGTATACATGACACAGGATATTGGTACTGCTATTTTACGTTTCCGCGATTTTCCGAAAATAGAAGGGCAGGTGTATACGGTAGGCAATGAACAGGAGTATCACTTTAAAGTTTTGTTTCTGATTCTGGGCAAGCTGGGGTACGAATGGGCAAAGCAATGTTATCACCTGTCGTATGGAATGGTTGATTTACCAACCGGCAAAATGAAAAGTCGTGAGGGTACGGTGGTAGATGCCGATGATCTGATGAATGAGATGATAGAAGAAGCCGAAAAGCAAACCCGTGAACTCGGAAAAATTGAAGGCTTAAGCGATACGGAAGCGAAGGAATTATTTGAAATGATTGGCCTGGGTGCGCTTAAATTCTTTTTGTTGAAAGTTGATCCGAAAAAGCGCATGCTGTTCGATCCGAATGAATCGATTCAATTGCAAGGATTTACCGGTCCGTTCATTCAATATACGCATGCACGCATCAAAGCCATTTTGCGCAAAGCGGCTTCCATGAATATCTCAGCGCAGTCAGGAGATTTACAGCTGGTAACTTCGCTGGAACCAACCGAGCGCGAGATATTATTCTTGCTGACCAACTACGAACAAAAAGTGCAGGAAGCGGCTAACCTGTACTCACCGGCAGTTATTGCCAACTATGCGTATGAACTGGCCAAAACCTATAACCAGTTTTACCAGGCCATTCCTATTTTCAATGAAGCGGATCAGTCGAAATTGAAATTCAGGATTGCGATGAGTGAAGTGGTGGCGCATGTGATAAAACATGCTATGAGTTTACTGGGCATTCGTGTTCCGGAACGGATGTGA
- a CDS encoding arginine decarboxylase, whose protein sequence is MKSYRELIEQTFEFPQKEFKVRDHELLFNDVPLMDIIKQYGTPLKLTYLPRISENIRFAQATFNAAMERFKYNGKYTYCYCTKSSHFSFILEEALKNDVHIETSSSFDIPIVRSLYDRGKISKDTYIICNGFKMPLYRQYITELLNDGFTNCIPILDNLSEIDHYEANVNQPYQVGIRVAADEEPKFEFYTSRLGIRYSDINSLYRDKIEKSEKASLKMLHFFINTGIKDTAYYWSELSRFIFKYCELKKICPTLDSIDIGGGFPIKQSLWFNYDYKYMIEQIVENIKWICEKNNVAVPHIFTEFGSFTVGESGAVLYKVVDQKLQNDKELWYMIDGSFITHLPDAWGLNQKYILMAVNKWDDPYHKVNMGGLTCDSHDYYNSEAHTGEVFLPMINDEEPLYIGFFHTGAYQESLGGYGGIQHCLIPAPKHVLIDRNEDGEISTQLFAPEQTQESMLKVLGYPSK, encoded by the coding sequence ATGAAGAGTTACCGCGAATTGATTGAACAAACCTTTGAATTTCCGCAAAAGGAATTTAAGGTACGCGACCATGAATTACTCTTTAATGATGTTCCGCTTATGGACATCATCAAACAATATGGCACCCCGCTGAAGTTGACTTACCTGCCACGCATCAGCGAAAACATTCGCTTTGCGCAAGCTACGTTCAATGCGGCCATGGAACGTTTCAAGTACAATGGCAAATACACGTATTGTTATTGTACCAAATCTTCGCACTTCTCATTCATCCTCGAGGAGGCGCTGAAAAACGATGTGCACATTGAAACGTCTTCTTCGTTTGATATTCCGATTGTACGTAGCTTGTACGATCGCGGAAAAATTTCAAAAGACACTTACATCATCTGCAACGGTTTTAAAATGCCGCTTTACCGGCAATACATTACTGAATTGTTAAATGATGGTTTTACAAACTGTATTCCTATTCTGGATAACCTGAGCGAGATCGATCATTATGAAGCCAACGTGAACCAACCTTACCAGGTGGGCATTCGTGTGGCGGCTGACGAAGAACCCAAGTTTGAATTTTATACCTCCCGACTGGGCATACGGTACAGTGACATCAATTCGCTCTACCGCGATAAAATTGAAAAGAGTGAAAAGGCATCACTCAAAATGCTTCATTTCTTTATTAATACCGGTATAAAAGATACCGCTTACTACTGGAGTGAACTCAGCCGGTTTATTTTCAAATATTGCGAACTTAAAAAAATCTGCCCAACCCTCGATTCCATCGATATCGGTGGTGGCTTCCCTATCAAACAATCGTTGTGGTTTAACTACGACTACAAATACATGATTGAGCAGATTGTAGAAAACATTAAATGGATTTGCGAAAAGAACAATGTAGCCGTACCTCATATTTTTACTGAATTTGGAAGCTTCACCGTTGGCGAAAGCGGAGCCGTATTGTACAAAGTAGTGGATCAGAAACTTCAAAACGATAAGGAGCTTTGGTACATGATTGACGGCTCGTTCATTACCCATCTGCCTGATGCCTGGGGCCTGAACCAGAAATACATTTTAATGGCCGTAAATAAATGGGATGATCCTTATCACAAAGTAAATATGGGTGGCCTTACCTGCGACAGCCATGATTATTATAATTCCGAAGCGCACACAGGCGAAGTTTTCTTGCCGATGATCAACGATGAAGAGCCGCTCTACATTGGTTTCTTTCATACGGGTGCCTACCAGGAATCGCTTGGAGGTTACGGGGGTATTCAGCATTGTTTGATCCCCGCTCCCAAGCATGTGTTGATTGACCGGAACGAAGACGGAGAGATTTCAACACAATTGTTTGCACCTGAGCAAACACAAGAAAGCATGTTGAAGGTGCTGGGGTATCCTTCGAAATAA
- a CDS encoding glutathione peroxidase, which yields MGLASFLADKLSGSEPVQTTGSIYDFKVKSLESQTIDFAQFKGKKLLLVNTASKCGKTPQYADLQKLHEQHGDKVVVLGFPANNFLWQEPGSNQDIAEFCERNYGVTFQMFEKISVKGKDKHPLYQWLAGKTGKSPDWNFAKYLVGEDGETVTFFNSSVKAFEKPIMEKILPGS from the coding sequence ATGGGATTAGCATCTTTTTTGGCAGATAAGCTTTCCGGTTCTGAACCGGTTCAGACAACAGGTTCTATTTACGATTTCAAAGTGAAAAGTCTGGAAAGTCAAACCATCGACTTCGCACAGTTCAAAGGAAAGAAATTGCTGCTGGTAAACACAGCTTCAAAATGCGGTAAAACACCACAGTATGCCGATCTGCAGAAATTGCACGAACAGCATGGCGACAAAGTTGTGGTGTTGGGTTTTCCAGCTAACAATTTTCTTTGGCAGGAGCCGGGATCCAATCAGGATATAGCCGAGTTCTGTGAGCGCAACTATGGCGTTACCTTCCAGATGTTCGAAAAAATTTCAGTAAAGGGAAAAGATAAACACCCGCTCTATCAATGGCTGGCTGGTAAAACCGGCAAATCACCCGATTGGAATTTTGCCAAATATTTAGTTGGCGAAGATGGTGAAACCGTTACGTTTTTCAATTCCAGTGTTAAGGCATTCGAAAAGCCGATCATGGAAAAAATTCTTCCGGGGTCGTGA
- a CDS encoding 1,4-dihydroxy-2-naphthoate polyprenyltransferase, with the protein MNVKVWLAAFRLRTLPLALSCIGMGGFLAASQQAFRLDIFLLCVFTTIFLQILSNLANDYGDSINGADHAGRKGPSRAVQSGAISPQKMRSALFLFVALCLVSGLWLLWIAFGFNWNAFLFFFGLGLLSILAAIAYTVGKKPYGYAGLGDVSVLIFFGVVGVMGSAYLFTQEIIPIQFLPALSCGFFSMGVLNVNNIRDIESDQEAGKFSIPVRIGRLNAIRYHWFLLLGGIVSAVVYTVITYQSPWQLLFLLTVPLFLKNGFSVQQKSAAELDPYLKQLALSTLLFVLLFGTGLVLSV; encoded by the coding sequence ATGAATGTTAAAGTCTGGTTAGCTGCTTTCCGGTTACGAACATTGCCCTTGGCGCTCTCGTGTATCGGCATGGGTGGCTTTCTGGCAGCATCGCAGCAGGCTTTCCGATTAGATATCTTTCTGTTGTGTGTGTTCACCACCATCTTCCTGCAAATTTTATCCAACCTGGCTAATGATTATGGCGACTCTATAAATGGTGCCGATCATGCCGGTCGTAAAGGGCCAAGCCGTGCGGTGCAATCCGGTGCCATCTCACCGCAAAAAATGCGGTCAGCACTTTTTCTTTTTGTGGCGCTTTGCCTGGTAAGCGGACTGTGGTTGTTGTGGATTGCCTTCGGGTTTAACTGGAATGCCTTTTTATTCTTTTTTGGATTGGGCCTGCTCAGCATTCTGGCAGCCATTGCCTACACGGTTGGGAAAAAGCCATATGGCTATGCCGGGTTGGGCGATGTTTCGGTATTGATTTTTTTTGGCGTGGTGGGCGTGATGGGTTCGGCTTATTTATTCACACAGGAGATTATCCCGATTCAGTTTTTACCTGCCCTGAGTTGTGGCTTTTTTTCCATGGGCGTGTTGAATGTGAACAACATCCGTGACATCGAATCCGATCAGGAGGCTGGTAAATTTTCCATACCGGTTCGTATCGGTCGGCTAAATGCCATCCGGTACCATTGGTTTTTGTTGCTAGGTGGCATCGTTTCGGCCGTTGTGTATACCGTTATTACGTATCAATCTCCGTGGCAACTGCTTTTCCTGTTAACAGTGCCCCTTTTTCTTAAAAATGGTTTTTCGGTTCAGCAAAAATCTGCTGCTGAGCTTGATCCTTACCTGAAACAGCTAGCCTTGTCAACCTTGCTTTTCGTGCTCTTGTTTGGCACCGGACTCGTGTTGTCCGTCTAA
- a CDS encoding DoxX family protein, protein MIKRVLGIKPFSIDLAALLLRLFSGLFMMYYGWKKFTGFEERAESFPDPFHIGSPASLGLTIFGELVCPAFIVLGLFTRIALIPSIITMLVAIFYAHAGDPIIQREHAFSFLIPYLALFFIGPGKYSVDGLIRK, encoded by the coding sequence GTGATAAAAAGAGTTTTAGGTATTAAGCCATTTTCGATCGATTTGGCTGCTTTGCTGTTGCGGCTGTTCTCCGGCTTATTCATGATGTATTACGGCTGGAAAAAATTCACCGGATTTGAAGAACGTGCTGAATCCTTTCCTGATCCTTTTCACATTGGAAGTCCGGCATCACTTGGGTTAACCATTTTCGGTGAGTTGGTATGTCCGGCATTTATTGTGCTGGGTTTGTTTACACGTATAGCGCTCATTCCTTCCATCATCACCATGCTCGTTGCCATTTTTTATGCACATGCAGGTGACCCCATTATTCAGCGGGAGCATGCATTCTCTTTTCTGATTCCATACCTGGCTTTGTTTTTCATAGGGCCTGGAAAATATTCAGTTGACGGGCTCATTCGGAAATAA
- a CDS encoding arginase has protein sequence MKALKIIEVKSEIGAGTRGASLGVEALKIASLDLKSDFFKQHESVEVEHVNELLFDGAKHAYAKFIDGVMIMEERVCLEVYETIWDDFFPLIIAGDHSTAYGTIAGIKKSNPGARLGVIWIDAHADIHTPYTTPSGNMHGMPLAMACGIDNLECKVNDPRGETLEYWEQIKNVGMPGAKIYPEDIVYIAVRDLEKPENYLINKYNINFIETEEVKKFGASVIATKALQMLDHCDHIYVSFDVDSLDSRISSGTGTPVPNGLTVDEAKTLNVELAKSPKLVAWEIVEVNPTLDSQNQMAESAFEIMEATAKSIVGRPVIAE, from the coding sequence GTGAAAGCGTTAAAAATCATAGAAGTAAAATCCGAAATCGGTGCGGGAACCCGTGGTGCAAGTCTGGGGGTAGAGGCATTAAAAATTGCTAGCCTTGATTTAAAATCCGACTTCTTCAAACAGCATGAATCTGTTGAAGTTGAACACGTAAACGAATTGTTGTTTGATGGTGCCAAGCATGCGTACGCCAAGTTTATTGATGGCGTAATGATTATGGAGGAGCGTGTGTGCCTGGAAGTGTACGAAACCATTTGGGATGATTTTTTCCCATTGATTATAGCCGGTGATCACAGCACCGCATATGGCACCATTGCCGGAATTAAAAAATCAAACCCGGGTGCACGACTCGGTGTCATTTGGATTGATGCGCATGCCGACATACATACGCCATACACCACACCTTCTGGTAACATGCACGGTATGCCGTTAGCGATGGCGTGTGGCATTGATAACCTGGAGTGTAAAGTGAACGATCCACGTGGTGAGACCTTAGAGTACTGGGAGCAGATCAAAAATGTGGGCATGCCTGGTGCTAAAATTTATCCGGAAGACATTGTGTACATCGCGGTGCGCGACCTTGAAAAGCCGGAGAATTATTTAATCAATAAATACAACATCAATTTTATTGAAACGGAAGAGGTGAAGAAATTTGGTGCATCGGTAATTGCCACTAAAGCATTGCAGATGTTGGATCATTGCGATCACATTTATGTTTCCTTTGATGTTGACAGTTTAGATAGCCGCATTTCAAGCGGAACAGGAACACCTGTACCCAATGGATTAACTGTGGATGAAGCGAAAACCCTCAATGTGGAGTTGGCGAAAAGTCCGAAGTTGGTAGCCTGGGAAATTGTGGAAGTAAACCCCACACTCGACAGCCAGAATCAAATGGCCGAAAGTGCTTTTGAAATTATGGAGGCAACAGCAAAATCAATTGTTGGGAGGCCGGTTATTGCTGAGTAA
- a CDS encoding deoxyhypusine synthase family protein → MSQQRPISSFIEKHYLHFNAAALVDAAKGYKKHLAEGKKMMVTLAGAMSTGELGISFAEMIRQNNVHIISCTGANLEEDIMNLVAHSHYRRIPNYRDLTPEQEWDLLQNHLNRVTDTCIPEEEAFRRLQAHLFKVWKDAEDKGERLFPHEFMFRLLNSGDLKQYYEIDPKNSWMIAAAEKNLPMVVPGWEDSTMGNIFASYCVTGELKASTMKSGIEYMVWLADWYTQNAGKDGIGFFQIGGGIAGDFPICVVPMLHQDLERDGVPFWSYFCQISDSTTSYGSYSGAVPNEKITWGKLSIETPKYIIESDATIVAPLIFAYIMDW, encoded by the coding sequence ATGAGTCAGCAAAGACCAATTTCGTCTTTTATTGAAAAGCATTACCTCCACTTTAACGCAGCCGCGTTGGTGGATGCCGCCAAAGGCTATAAGAAACACCTGGCCGAAGGCAAGAAAATGATGGTAACACTGGCCGGTGCCATGAGTACCGGTGAGCTGGGCATCAGCTTTGCCGAAATGATTCGCCAGAATAACGTGCACATCATTTCCTGTACCGGTGCCAACCTCGAAGAAGACATTATGAACCTGGTGGCGCATTCGCATTACAGGCGCATACCCAACTACCGCGACCTGACACCGGAGCAGGAATGGGATTTGTTGCAAAATCATTTAAACCGTGTAACGGATACCTGTATTCCCGAAGAGGAGGCTTTCCGTAGATTACAAGCACACTTATTTAAAGTGTGGAAAGATGCAGAAGATAAAGGCGAGCGGTTGTTCCCGCATGAGTTCATGTTTCGTTTGCTCAATAGCGGTGACCTGAAGCAGTATTATGAAATCGATCCGAAAAATTCGTGGATGATTGCCGCTGCCGAAAAGAATTTGCCGATGGTGGTTCCGGGCTGGGAAGATTCAACCATGGGTAACATCTTCGCGTCATACTGTGTAACCGGTGAGTTGAAAGCCTCTACCATGAAGAGCGGTATTGAATACATGGTGTGGCTGGCCGATTGGTATACGCAAAATGCCGGCAAAGATGGTATTGGCTTCTTCCAGATTGGTGGAGGTATTGCGGGAGATTTCCCGATTTGCGTGGTGCCCATGTTGCATCAGGATCTGGAGCGTGATGGCGTGCCGTTCTGGAGCTACTTCTGCCAGATCAGCGATAGCACGACTTCGTATGGTTCCTACTCAGGTGCCGTACCCAATGAAAAGATTACTTGGGGAAAACTCAGTATTGAAACGCCCAAATACATTATTGAATCAGATGCCACCATTGTGGCGCCACTGATTTTTGCTTACATCATGGATTGGTAA